TGGGGGCGTTTGAAGACGCCATTTCCGAGCTGCGGCGGCGCGATTTGGTGGGGCCGATTAAAGACGCCATCGCAGCGGACAAGCCGTTTTTGGGCATCTGCCTGGGACTGCAACTGTTGTTCGACGTGAGCTACGAAAACGGCACGCACGAGGGTTTGGGCGTGCTGGCCGGCGAAGTGGTGCGGTTTGACGTGCCGGCGGAATTGAAGGTGCCGCACATGGGCTGGAACGCATTGAGCATTCAAAGGCGGCCGCCGATGCTGGAAGGGGTGGCCGAGGGGACTTACGTGTACTTTGTACACAGCTATTATGTGAAGCCGCGTGATCCGTCGGTGATTGCCACGGAGACCGATTACGGCGGCCCGTTCTGCTCCATGATTTGGCGCGGCAATTTGCTGGCCACGCAATTCCATCCCGAAAAAAGCCAGGCCGATGGGCTTAAGCTGCTGCGAAACTTTGCGGCGTTGTAAGGCAGAATTGAACCGCAGAGACGCAGAGACACGGAGAAAACAAGCGGATTTTTATAAGGAAGCCAGGAAACCATGATTTCCTCGGACCAAAAACTTCCCGTTAGATTTGGCCCTTGCTGCTTCTGTGGAACGGACATCCCAGAAACGGAAGTTGATCCTTGCCGGATTACAGTAAGCACAAAAGCTGATAAATGGCAGGTATGGTTTTGCCATTCCGCGTGCTTAAAGAATCGAATCTACAAAGGCGGTAATGACGAAGTCGATCTGAGCCCCGCTCATTTTTAGCTTTTTTCCGGCGGTGTTAACCAATCGCTTCATCCCTTTTTGATATTCTC
The sequence above is drawn from the Pirellulales bacterium genome and encodes:
- the hisH gene encoding imidazole glycerol phosphate synthase subunit HisH, with amino-acid sequence MLAIIDYQMGNLRSVQKALERVGQPAVITSSAAEIAKADKVILPGVGAFEDAISELRRRDLVGPIKDAIAADKPFLGICLGLQLLFDVSYENGTHEGLGVLAGEVVRFDVPAELKVPHMGWNALSIQRRPPMLEGVAEGTYVYFVHSYYVKPRDPSVIATETDYGGPFCSMIWRGNLLATQFHPEKSQADGLKLLRNFAAL